In a genomic window of Myxococcales bacterium:
- a CDS encoding PAS domain-containing protein — protein MSDAQGQSLLNFLNTPLLVGDPEGRVVFANDAFVRQLTVNGESPHGEPLASLFAGGGREAVLASVAEVCSKGESVNFRIREAGRGYLALASPIHAEESRVGVVILLTDEPTLDSRLLDFHREIQEPLDETMACLEELLEASTGPRDEHFVEVLERGAVALRRARKWSGELHRLIGGGSGPKAIDDFLQPSHVLRQVESRLLAEFERAKVELSLLINPGVSRAVGDATMLETLLVRLLRQRLAQAPAGSSISLLARDTGGALGSGVLISVTDPHQISNPDAKAGSDPGEYTRMVREIVSALDAEIVTVVEPPAGRVTSIRLASAPN, from the coding sequence ATGAGCGACGCCCAGGGGCAATCGCTGCTCAACTTCCTGAACACGCCACTGTTGGTGGGCGACCCCGAGGGCAGGGTCGTGTTTGCCAACGATGCCTTCGTCAGGCAGTTGACCGTCAACGGTGAGTCGCCTCACGGCGAACCCCTGGCGTCTTTGTTTGCAGGGGGCGGTCGCGAAGCCGTTCTCGCCTCCGTGGCCGAAGTCTGCTCAAAGGGCGAGTCGGTCAACTTTCGCATTCGCGAGGCTGGTCGCGGCTACCTCGCCTTGGCTTCGCCGATTCACGCGGAGGAAAGTCGAGTCGGAGTCGTGATCCTGCTGACCGATGAACCGACCCTCGACTCGCGCCTGCTCGACTTCCATCGCGAGATCCAGGAACCTCTCGACGAGACCATGGCCTGCCTCGAAGAACTCCTCGAAGCGTCCACCGGACCCCGTGATGAACATTTTGTCGAAGTGCTCGAACGCGGAGCCGTCGCCCTGCGACGGGCCCGCAAGTGGAGTGGAGAGCTGCACCGTCTGATCGGGGGTGGATCGGGACCCAAAGCGATCGACGACTTCCTGCAGCCAAGCCACGTCTTGCGTCAGGTTGAGTCACGCCTGCTGGCCGAATTCGAGCGTGCAAAGGTGGAATTGTCCCTCTTGATCAATCCGGGGGTGTCCCGAGCGGTCGGCGACGCGACCATGCTCGAAACATTGCTGGTGCGCCTGTTGCGGCAGCGACTCGCGCAGGCGCCTGCGGGCAGCTCGATCAGCTTGCTGGCCCGGGACACCGGCGGGGCGCTCGGGTCCGGTGTGCTGATCTCGGTCACGGATCCCCACCAGATCTCGAATCCCGATGCAAAAGCTGGGAGCGATCCCGGCGAATACACGAGAATGGTCCGTGAGATCGTGTCGGCGCTGGACGCCGAGATCGTGACCGTGGTCGAGCCACCCGCGGGTCGCGTTACCTCCATTCGACTTGCGAGCGCGCCGAACTGA